Below is a genomic region from Brassica oleracea var. oleracea cultivar TO1000 chromosome C9, BOL, whole genome shotgun sequence.
ACTCAATTCACTACAAGAGGTATTGTTAGCAATAAACGGTGAAGATTTATCTAATATGAACTAAGTAGAGAATCAACGGCTGAGATATCTCCTTTTCTTAGCGGTTTTTAAAGACAATGATGATGTCAACGACGTATCACCGCCATCAGAGTAGTCAAGATCCATATCCCGTCGCGTTCTTTTAACCACCAGACCTCCATCGCCGGAGAAACTTTCCTCTCCGCTACTAACGGAAGACGACGATGAACTCATCACCGGAGCAGCACCCCACGGCACCACCTGTTTCTCCGCTTCTTCTTCACCTTCCTCACAATCATCATTATTGTTACTATTAATCTCTTTCTTCAGATTCTGATTACTGCTGCCGGCGACGGAGTTGTTCTTACGAGCTAGACAAGACTCGCAGATTGAAACCGTTGGACCGAAACGAAGTCCCGAGGCTTTCCAAGGCGTCGGAGATTGACACACGTTGCAGAGAAGACAGCGTGTGTGCTTAGCCACCAGAAAATTAGCTCCGTGAACCTTTCCCTCGCAGTCCCAGCATAAGCTCGCCTGGTCCGACTCGCAGAACGTCCTCGCTACACGGTCACATAACTCACACTTCTTCTTCGCCATCTTCAGATAGTTTCTTTACTTCTTTTGAAATAAAGTTTTGATCCTTTCTTTTGTCTCTCTTCTCTTCTCTTCTCTATCTTGTTTCTTCTGCGGACACAAATAAGGGAGCAAAACGTGAATTTGCATTCGAGAATTTAGTGGCTAG
It encodes:
- the LOC106316108 gene encoding B-box zinc finger protein 32-like, with the protein product MAKKKCELCDRVARTFCESDQASLCWDCEGKVHGANFLVAKHTRCLLCNVCQSPTPWKASGLRFGPTVSICESCLARKNNSVAGSSNQNLKKEINSNNNDDCEEGEEEAEKQVVPWGAAPVMSSSSSSVSSGEESFSGDGGLVVKRTRRDMDLDYSDGGDTSLTSSLSLKTAKKRRYLSR